The Oleiphilus messinensis DNA segment GTCTATGTATGCCGGAATGCTCTCTTTTCCTCCAGCGAAAAGCTGATACACTCATAGTTAGTGTTAGGTACAGCCACTGATAATCGCGGTTATAAGCGTGATAGAAACGACGGATCTGGTGGGCCGGAAGTTATTTACGAAGCACGCAAAGTAATAAGCTGTTAGGCCATAAAATTGGAGACTGAATATGGCATGGTATAATTCAAGTTCATTGTGGAGCGTTTTAGTAGCAACATTAGCCCTAGTGCTGACTCAATTGCCTCCAATTTTGCAATGGTTTCCCGAATACAAGCTTTCAATACAACATGACAACAGGATCGGTGTTAACAATGCCATAGGTATTATCGGACATAACTTGGCGATTGAATTACATAACAAAGGAAATCGAGAGTTAAATGTTGAAAAAATTGAGCTAGAAATAATCAACCCAGACCAGAAAAAGAGAGTTCTGAATGCAGAGTCATTTTCACCAATGATTACGGGGGGCGGCCAACCGATAAACCTACCTGTTAACTCAGTGAAACTTTCACCCAATGAAAGTTCATCGGGTTTTATTTTCTTTAATCAGACTATTAGTCCAGACACAGAAGAGAAATATAATGAAATACGGCTTTCTATCTCTCAAAGTATATTTGATAAACAACAATTAATTGAGTGGGGAGCACTAAATCCCAGAGCTTCTATAGAAGCTAGTGAATCGCTGGTAGATACTGCAATTGAGTTTTTTGAGGAACATTATGACCTGGAAAAGGGGCTGCATAAAGTAACAATTGTCGTGTATACCCAAGAGAAAGCTGAACCGTTTAAAACCCATCTAGAATATACAATTTATGGATATCACATTGAAACAGTGAGATCGCAAACTGATGATTATAAGTATGGTGCAGGAATTTATGGGCCAAGTGCCAACAGCAAACAGGTCTGGTTAAAAGTCAGGCCTAACAATCGCGTTAATTAGGACGCTCGCAAGCTCGCGCCTATTACGCGGGCGTTGAGCCTGTAGAAAAAGGTCGATTCCCACCCATATTTTGCTAAACTCAGAGCATTGATCAAGGAGTGATTCAGATGCCAAAGTTCAAGCCTTATAATTACAATCAAAGCGCAATGGTGGTGATCAACTATCACGATCAACTCCAACCCGGCACGTTTGAATACGCCATCCATCACCTCATCGAACATAAGCTCGACCTATCGATATTCTTCCCTAATTATCATAACGACCACACCGGACGGCCCGCCTACGACCCGGCCATCCTGCTCAAAATCGTATTATTCGCATACTCCAAAGGCATTACATCGAGTCGGGAAATACAATGGTGTTGTGAAACCAACATCATCTTCAAGGCGTTGTCCTGTGATTCGGTTCCGCACTTCACGACCATTGCAAACTTTGTGAGCGGGTATCCGGACGAAATAGCATCGCTCTTCGAACAGGTCTTGTTGATTTGTCATGAGCAAGGCTTACTCGGCAATGAGTTGTTCGCAATCGACGGCTGCAAGATGCCCTCAAATGCGGCGAAAGAGTGGTCGGGTACGTTTAAAGAACTCACCGAAAAACGCGATAAACTCCGACGACAAATTCGCTATCACTTACGAGAACATCAACAGAATGATACGAATGCGTGTCGGGATGAAGAGCGACAGAAGCGCCATGAGCAGGCCGTGAAAACGCTTGATAAAGCAGCGGAGAAAATCGACCAGTTTTTAAAGCTCCAGCGCCCACGGATGGGCCAGGGGAAAAGACCAAAGGAAGTGAAAAGTAATATCACAGATAACGAATCGGCCAAGATGACCACCTCCAAAGGCACGATTCAAGGCTACAATGGCGTCGCGGCAGTCGATAAAAAGCATCAGATCATCATCGATGCACAAGCCTTTGGTGAAGGTCAGGAGCACCACACGTTAGCCCCCGTACTCGAGTCGATAGATAATCGGTTGAGGCGGCTTGGCATCTCAGACAACATTTTTCAATCAG contains these protein-coding regions:
- a CDS encoding transposase, which codes for MPKFKPYNYNQSAMVVINYHDQLQPGTFEYAIHHLIEHKLDLSIFFPNYHNDHTGRPAYDPAILLKIVLFAYSKGITSSREIQWCCETNIIFKALSCDSVPHFTTIANFVSGYPDEIASLFEQVLLICHEQGLLGNELFAIDGCKMPSNAAKEWSGTFKELTEKRDKLRRQIRYHLREHQQNDTNACRDEERQKRHEQAVKTLDKAAEKIDQFLKLQRPRMGQGKRPKEVKSNITDNESAKMTTSKGTIQGYNGVAAVDKKHQIIIDAQAFGEGQEHHTLAPVLESIDNRLRRLGISDNIFQSGTVVTADTGFANEVNMKYLYERDINAYVPDNRFRSRDPKFADQKRKYGKRHQDTKSKESHHGKAVIPAKEFTFDPIQLTCICPAGESLTFHGVREDPHGNPKAFFEGRLLQCRHCELNTKCMKNPSAANHRKGAGRQVSFIITDKRKPNYTDWMKCRVDSDAGKQIYSHRMSVVEPVFGNIGTTKKLNRFSLRGKAKVQGQWQLYCMVHNIEKVLNYGELTA